A single genomic interval of Mycolicibacterium sp. MU0053 harbors:
- the greA gene encoding transcription elongation factor GreA — MTDIDANWLTQEAYDRLKAELDQLIANRPVIAAEINDRREEGDLRENGGYHAAREEQGQQEARIRQLQDLLNDAKVGEVPKQSGVALPGSVVKVYYDSDETDTETFLIGTREQGVADGDLEVYSPSSPLGGALLDAKVGETRTYTVPNGNTVTVTLVSAEPYQG; from the coding sequence ATGACTGACATCGATGCCAACTGGCTGACGCAGGAGGCGTACGACCGGCTGAAGGCCGAGCTGGACCAGCTGATCGCCAATCGACCCGTCATCGCCGCGGAAATCAACGACCGTCGCGAAGAGGGCGACCTGCGTGAGAACGGTGGCTATCACGCCGCCCGCGAGGAACAGGGCCAGCAGGAGGCCCGGATCCGACAGCTGCAGGATCTGCTCAACGACGCCAAGGTCGGCGAGGTGCCCAAGCAGTCCGGTGTCGCGCTGCCCGGCTCGGTGGTCAAGGTCTACTACGACAGCGACGAGACGGACACCGAGACGTTCCTGATCGGCACCCGCGAGCAGGGCGTCGCCGACGGCGACCTCGAGGTCTACTCGCCCAGCTCCCCCCTCGGTGGGGCGTTGCTCGACGCCAAGGTCGGCGAGACCCGCACCTACACGGTGCCCAACGGCAACACCGTCACGGTGACGTTGGTCAGCGCCGAGCCGTACCAGGGCTGA
- a CDS encoding DUF4307 domain-containing protein: MANTPATPAAVLRPESRYGKTRRGPNRLLIAALTVLALALGVAVAIAGYQRLGSSEVKGELAGFQLIDDRTVDVTLSVTREDPSQPVVCIMRARSIDGSETGRRELLVGPSTATTVQVTAQVKTSKPPVVGDAYGCGTDIPSYLRAPD; encoded by the coding sequence ATGGCGAACACTCCTGCGACTCCCGCTGCGGTCCTGCGGCCGGAATCCCGGTACGGCAAGACGCGGCGCGGACCCAACCGGCTGCTCATCGCGGCGCTGACCGTGCTGGCGCTGGCGCTCGGCGTGGCGGTCGCGATCGCCGGCTATCAGCGGCTGGGCTCCAGCGAGGTCAAGGGGGAGCTCGCGGGCTTCCAACTGATCGACGATCGGACGGTGGACGTCACCCTCAGCGTGACGCGCGAGGACCCCTCGCAGCCGGTGGTGTGCATCATGCGGGCGCGCTCCATCGACGGCAGCGAGACCGGCCGCCGCGAGCTGCTGGTGGGACCGTCGACGGCGACAACGGTGCAGGTCACGGCCCAAGTCAAGACCAGCAAACCGCCGGTGGTCGGCGACGCCTACGGCTGCGGCACCGACATCCCCAGCTACCTCCGCGCGCCGGACTGA
- the mca gene encoding mycothiol conjugate amidase Mca: MRLMAVHAHPDDESSKGAATTARYAAEGHRVLVVTLTGGELGDILNPAMDLPEVHGRIAEVRRDEMAKAAEILGVEHTWLGYVDSGLPEGDPLPPLPEGCFALVPLEEATERLVRVIRQFRPHVMTTYDENGGYPHPDHIRCHQVSVAAYEAAGDHRRFPDAGEPWEVAKLYYNHGFLRQRMQLLQDEFANHGRVGPFEKWLKHWDPDNDVFAKRVTTQVECSEYFEQRDDALRAHATQIDPSGDFFTAPIEWQQRLWPTEEFELARSRVPVTLPETDLFAGIEPDDEG, from the coding sequence ATGCGGCTGATGGCGGTGCACGCCCACCCGGACGACGAGTCCAGCAAGGGTGCTGCCACGACGGCGCGGTATGCCGCCGAGGGCCATCGCGTGCTGGTCGTGACGCTCACCGGCGGCGAGCTCGGCGACATCCTGAACCCCGCGATGGACCTGCCCGAGGTGCACGGCCGGATCGCCGAGGTCCGCCGCGACGAGATGGCCAAGGCCGCCGAGATCCTGGGCGTCGAGCACACCTGGCTGGGATACGTAGACTCGGGACTGCCGGAGGGCGATCCGCTGCCTCCGCTGCCGGAAGGGTGTTTTGCGTTGGTTCCGCTCGAGGAAGCGACCGAGCGACTGGTCAGGGTGATCAGGCAGTTCCGTCCGCACGTGATGACCACGTACGACGAGAACGGCGGCTACCCGCACCCCGACCACATCCGCTGCCATCAGGTCTCGGTCGCGGCGTACGAGGCCGCCGGCGATCACCGCCGCTTCCCGGACGCCGGTGAGCCGTGGGAGGTGGCCAAGCTCTACTACAACCACGGCTTCCTGCGGCAACGGATGCAGCTGCTGCAGGACGAGTTCGCCAACCACGGTCGCGTCGGGCCGTTCGAGAAGTGGCTCAAGCACTGGGACCCGGACAACGACGTCTTCGCCAAGCGCGTCACCACCCAGGTCGAATGCTCGGAGTACTTCGAACAGCGCGACGACGCGCTGCGCGCGCATGCCACCCAGATCGATCCGTCCGGTGACTTCTTCACCGCCCCCATCGAGTGGCAGCAGCGACTCTGGCCTACCGAGGAGTTCGAATTGGCGCGGTCCCGAGTACCGGTAACGCTGCCGGAGACCGATCTTTTTGCGGGTATCGAACCGGATGACGAAGGATGA